The Micromonospora sp. NBC_00421 genome contains a region encoding:
- a CDS encoding LLM class flavin-dependent oxidoreductase, translating to MPLTFHWFLPTYGDSRDIVGGGHGVAVGTAGGARPATVAYLGQIARTAEQLGFVGALTPTGAWCEDAWLTTAMLSQVTERLKFLVAFRPGLLSPTLAAQMAATFQRLSGGRLLLNVVTGGESAEQRSYGDFLDKDARYARADEFLRVVRALWRGETVDHTGEHLRVEGARLSRLPEPVPPIYFGGSSTAAGPVAARHSDVYLTWGEPPAQVAEKLDRIRALATDAGRTPRFGIRLHVIARDTADQAWAQAGRLLDGIDEDDVRAAQEGLRRSESEGQRRMLALHGGSRDGLEVAPNLWAGVGLVRGGAGTALVGSHTEVADRIAECHALGIDEFVLSGHPHLEEAYWFGEGVLPILRSRGLWRHPAGDPAPDLAASAPFAPQPARV from the coding sequence ATGCCGCTGACCTTCCACTGGTTCCTGCCCACCTACGGCGACAGCCGCGACATCGTCGGCGGTGGTCACGGTGTCGCGGTCGGCACCGCCGGCGGCGCCCGGCCCGCCACCGTCGCCTACCTCGGGCAGATCGCCCGTACCGCCGAGCAACTCGGCTTCGTCGGCGCACTCACTCCGACCGGGGCGTGGTGCGAGGACGCCTGGCTGACCACCGCGATGCTCTCCCAGGTCACCGAACGGCTGAAGTTCCTGGTGGCGTTCCGTCCCGGCCTGCTCTCACCCACCCTCGCCGCCCAGATGGCCGCCACCTTCCAGCGGCTCTCCGGCGGCCGGCTGCTGCTCAACGTGGTCACCGGTGGGGAATCCGCCGAACAGCGCTCCTACGGGGACTTCCTCGACAAGGACGCCCGCTACGCCCGCGCCGACGAGTTCCTGAGGGTCGTCCGGGCGCTCTGGCGGGGGGAGACCGTCGACCACACCGGGGAGCACCTGCGGGTCGAGGGCGCCCGCCTTTCCCGACTGCCCGAACCAGTGCCCCCGATCTACTTCGGCGGCTCGTCCACCGCCGCCGGCCCGGTCGCCGCCCGACACAGCGACGTCTACCTGACCTGGGGTGAACCGCCCGCCCAGGTGGCCGAGAAACTAGACCGGATCCGGGCCCTCGCCACCGACGCCGGTCGGACGCCGCGCTTCGGCATCCGGCTGCACGTCATCGCCCGGGACACTGCCGATCAGGCATGGGCGCAGGCGGGCCGGCTGCTCGACGGCATCGACGAGGACGACGTCCGGGCCGCCCAGGAGGGGTTGCGGCGCAGCGAGTCCGAGGGGCAGCGGCGGATGCTCGCCCTGCACGGCGGCAGCCGGGACGGGCTGGAGGTCGCCCCCAACCTCTGGGCCGGGGTCGGGCTGGTCCGGGGTGGTGCGGGCACCGCTCTGGTGGGCAGCCACACCGAGGTCGCCGACCGGATCGCCGAGTGCCACGCGTTGGGCATCGACGAGTTCGTCCTCTCCGGCCACCCGCACCTGGAAGAGGCGTACTGGTTCGGCGAGGGGGTGCTGCCGATCCTGCGGTCCCGGGGGTTGTGGCGGCACCCTGCCGGTGACCCGGCCCCCGACCTGGCGGCCAGCGCTCCCTTCGCTCCCCAGCCTGCCCGGGTCTGA
- a CDS encoding aliphatic sulfonate ABC transporter substrate-binding protein, translated as MPTPPRSVRRLATALFTALSLVAVGGVTGCADDAADAGSGSGPLRIGYQRFGGLSLVKARNAAPDAQWSLFESGPALTEALKAGSIDIGQVGEAPPVFAAAAKIPFSVIGTSAPIPQGEAVLVKESSGLKTFADLRGRTVALNKGSNVHWLLVRLLEANKMTLRDIDVKYLKPAEGRPAFDNGQVDAWIIWDPYFALAEQPGVKVLADATGLASNREYVLAAPGVVRDRTDDVRAFLKTYREVTDWGIAHPQERAAVLAPELKIPLDVTTRALARSARPLAPVSPAVGAELQAIADGFTTLELVPGPVDISGRVDDRFSAVFQ; from the coding sequence ATGCCCACCCCGCCGAGGAGCGTGCGCCGCCTGGCCACCGCCCTGTTCACCGCCCTGTCGCTGGTCGCCGTCGGCGGGGTCACCGGCTGTGCCGACGACGCCGCCGACGCGGGCTCAGGTAGCGGCCCGCTGCGCATCGGCTACCAGCGCTTCGGCGGCCTGAGCCTGGTCAAGGCCCGCAACGCCGCGCCGGACGCCCAGTGGTCACTGTTCGAGAGCGGTCCCGCCCTCACCGAGGCACTCAAGGCCGGTTCGATCGACATCGGGCAGGTCGGCGAGGCGCCCCCGGTCTTCGCCGCCGCCGCGAAGATCCCCTTCTCGGTGATCGGCACCTCGGCCCCGATCCCCCAGGGTGAGGCGGTGCTGGTCAAGGAGAGCAGCGGCCTGAAGACCTTCGCCGACCTGCGCGGTCGGACGGTGGCGCTGAACAAGGGCAGCAACGTCCACTGGCTGCTGGTCCGCCTGCTGGAGGCGAACAAGATGACGCTCAGGGACATCGACGTCAAGTACCTCAAGCCGGCCGAGGGACGACCGGCGTTCGACAACGGACAGGTCGACGCCTGGATCATCTGGGACCCGTACTTCGCCCTCGCCGAGCAGCCCGGGGTGAAGGTCCTCGCCGACGCCACCGGCCTGGCCAGCAACCGGGAGTACGTGCTGGCTGCTCCCGGGGTGGTGCGGGACCGCACCGACGACGTCCGCGCCTTCCTCAAGACGTACCGGGAGGTCACCGACTGGGGGATCGCGCACCCGCAGGAGCGCGCCGCGGTGCTCGCACCCGAGCTGAAGATCCCGCTGGACGTCACCACCCGGGCGTTGGCCCGCAGCGCCCGGCCGCTGGCCCCGGTCTCCCCCGCCGTCGGGGCCGAACTCCAGGCCATCGCGGACGGCTTCACCACCCTCGAACTGGTCCCCGGCCCGGTCGACATCTCCGGTCGGGTCGACGACCGGTTCAGCGCGGTGTTCCAGTGA
- a CDS encoding ABC transporter permease has product MSSTVLVTAPPTAVAAPPDAGPRRRPGVRWWRLVSPVVLVAGWEAAARAGLLAPEKLPAPSRVLTTGVRLAGDGTLGVHLLDSLTRAGVGLLVGGVLALVLGAAAGLLRLGDDLVDPPVQMARMLPHLGLVPLLIIWVGIGESLKITLVALGVFFPIYFNTYAGIRDIDERLVEAARTCGLGPAARLRHVVLPGALPSLFLGLRLAIGAAWLSLVVGEQVNAQTGVGFLMMEAREFSQTDVVVLGLVIYALLGLASDVALRVLERRTLTWRRGLRAT; this is encoded by the coding sequence GTGAGCAGCACCGTGCTGGTCACCGCGCCGCCGACCGCCGTCGCGGCCCCACCCGACGCCGGCCCGCGCCGCCGGCCCGGGGTCCGCTGGTGGCGGCTGGTCAGCCCGGTCGTGCTCGTCGCCGGTTGGGAGGCCGCCGCCCGCGCCGGACTGCTGGCCCCGGAGAAGCTGCCGGCACCGAGCCGGGTCCTCACCACCGGCGTACGGCTGGCCGGCGACGGCACCCTCGGCGTCCACCTGCTCGACTCGCTCACCCGGGCCGGTGTCGGGCTGCTCGTGGGCGGGGTGCTGGCGCTGGTGCTCGGGGCCGCCGCCGGTCTGCTGCGGCTCGGCGACGACCTGGTCGACCCGCCGGTGCAGATGGCCCGGATGCTGCCCCACCTGGGGCTCGTCCCGCTGCTGATCATCTGGGTGGGGATCGGTGAGTCGTTGAAGATCACCCTGGTCGCGCTCGGTGTCTTCTTCCCGATCTACTTCAACACCTACGCCGGCATCCGGGACATCGACGAACGGCTGGTCGAGGCGGCCCGCACCTGCGGACTCGGCCCCGCCGCCCGGCTACGGCACGTGGTGCTGCCCGGGGCGCTGCCGTCGCTGTTCCTCGGATTGCGGCTGGCGATCGGGGCGGCCTGGCTCAGCCTCGTCGTCGGCGAACAGGTCAACGCCCAGACCGGCGTCGGCTTCCTGATGATGGAGGCCCGCGAGTTCAGCCAGACCGACGTGGTGGTGCTGGGCCTGGTCATCTACGCACTGCTCGGGCTGGCGTCCGACGTCGCCCTGCGGGTGCTGGAGAGGAGGACGCTGACATGGCGGCGCGGACTACGGGCGACCTGA
- a CDS encoding ABC transporter ATP-binding protein, producing the protein MLTAHAVRRAFDGRPVLAGVDLTIAAGEVVALLGGSGSGKSTLLRVLAGLDAEATGRTGLRGTAAVVFQEHRLLPWKRVGDNVALGLTGPDVRARVDRALTEVGLADRHRAWPAELSGGQAQRVAVARALVREPDLLLLDEPFGALDALTRLRMQSLLRRLRAEHGFAALLVTHDVDEALLLADRILLLDDGVIAEEIPVDLGPTPLTPRPGDRPGDRPADQPANRPADRPARSPDHPAFGALRRRLLDRLGVPAV; encoded by the coding sequence GTGCTCACCGCGCACGCGGTGCGGCGGGCCTTCGACGGGCGACCGGTGCTCGCCGGGGTCGACCTGACCATCGCCGCCGGTGAGGTGGTGGCGCTGCTCGGTGGCAGTGGCTCCGGCAAGAGCACCCTGCTGCGGGTCCTCGCCGGCCTGGACGCCGAGGCCACCGGCCGGACCGGACTGCGCGGCACCGCCGCGGTGGTCTTCCAGGAACACCGGCTGCTGCCCTGGAAGCGGGTCGGCGACAACGTCGCGCTGGGGTTGACCGGCCCCGACGTGCGCGCCCGGGTGGACCGGGCGCTGACCGAGGTGGGGCTGGCCGACCGGCACCGCGCCTGGCCGGCCGAACTCTCCGGCGGGCAGGCGCAACGGGTCGCGGTGGCCCGTGCCCTGGTACGCGAGCCGGACCTGCTCCTGCTCGACGAGCCGTTCGGGGCGCTCGACGCGCTGACCCGGCTGCGGATGCAGTCCCTGCTGCGCCGGCTGCGCGCCGAGCACGGCTTCGCCGCCCTGCTGGTCACCCACGACGTCGACGAGGCACTGCTGCTGGCCGACCGGATCCTGCTGCTCGACGACGGCGTCATCGCCGAGGAGATCCCCGTCGACCTGGGCCCCACCCCGCTGACTCCACGCCCCGGCGACCGCCCCGGCGACCGGCCCGCCGACCAGCCCGCCAACCGTCCCGCAGACCGGCCCGCCCGGTCCCCCGACCATCCCGCCTTCGGCGCGCTGCGCCGCCGCCTCCTCGACCGCCTCGGCGTACCCGCCGTCTGA
- a CDS encoding selenium-binding family protein: protein MTRWTPDPSFYPSPREAATAPAEKLAYVAAFDRTAQRPDAIAVLDTDPESADYGRVVGWTDLPYTGDELHHFGWNACSSALCPTAPHPHVERRYLIVPGLRSSRIHVFDTRPDPRAPHLVKVIGPEELAEKAGYSRPHTVHCGPDGIYLSALGGVDGAQGPGGIAVLDHTTFGVRGAWEADRGPQFLAYDVWWHLTQDVLVTSEWGTPSMIEDGIVGELLLGRRYGHAIHFWDLATRRHVQRVDLGDQYQMPLELRPAHDPTQSYGFVGVVISVEDLSASVWLWHRDGTGADAPWAVTRVIDIPAEPADPADLPDLLKPFGAVPPLVTDIDLSVDDRFLYVSCWGTGELRQYDVSDPFHPVLVGSVRLGGIVARTAHPAAPDEPLAGGPQMVEISRDGRRVYVSNSLYGSWDDQFYPDGVGAWLAKLDVDPEHGGLTPDERFFPHGEEFRGLRVHQTRLQGGDASSDSYCFP, encoded by the coding sequence ATGACCCGCTGGACACCCGACCCGAGCTTCTACCCCTCGCCCCGCGAGGCGGCCACCGCGCCCGCCGAGAAGCTGGCCTACGTCGCCGCGTTCGACCGTACGGCGCAGCGGCCCGACGCGATCGCCGTGCTCGACACCGATCCGGAGTCCGCCGACTACGGGCGGGTGGTCGGCTGGACCGACCTGCCGTACACCGGCGACGAACTGCACCACTTCGGGTGGAACGCGTGCAGCAGCGCGCTCTGCCCGACCGCCCCGCACCCGCACGTCGAGCGGCGTTACCTGATCGTGCCGGGGCTGCGGTCGTCGCGGATCCACGTCTTCGACACCCGGCCGGATCCGCGCGCCCCGCACCTGGTCAAGGTGATCGGCCCGGAGGAGTTGGCCGAGAAGGCCGGCTACTCCCGCCCGCACACCGTGCACTGTGGCCCGGACGGCATCTACCTGTCGGCACTCGGCGGTGTCGACGGCGCACAGGGCCCCGGCGGCATCGCCGTGCTCGACCACACCACCTTCGGAGTCCGCGGAGCCTGGGAGGCCGACCGGGGTCCACAGTTCCTGGCGTACGACGTGTGGTGGCACCTCACCCAGGACGTCCTGGTCACCAGCGAGTGGGGCACCCCGTCGATGATCGAGGACGGCATCGTCGGCGAGCTGCTGCTGGGGCGGAGATACGGGCACGCGATCCACTTCTGGGACCTCGCCACGCGCCGGCACGTGCAACGGGTCGACCTGGGCGACCAGTACCAGATGCCGCTGGAGCTGCGTCCCGCGCACGACCCGACGCAGTCGTACGGCTTCGTCGGGGTGGTGATCAGCGTCGAGGACCTGTCCGCGTCGGTCTGGTTGTGGCACCGCGACGGCACCGGGGCGGACGCCCCGTGGGCGGTGACCCGGGTGATCGACATCCCCGCCGAACCGGCCGATCCGGCTGACCTTCCCGACCTGCTCAAGCCGTTCGGCGCGGTCCCACCGCTGGTCACCGACATCGACCTGTCGGTGGACGACCGGTTCCTCTACGTCTCCTGCTGGGGCACCGGCGAGCTGCGCCAGTACGACGTCAGCGACCCGTTCCACCCGGTGCTGGTCGGCTCGGTGCGGCTCGGTGGCATCGTGGCGCGCACCGCCCACCCGGCCGCGCCGGACGAGCCGCTGGCAGGTGGCCCGCAGATGGTGGAGATCAGTCGGGACGGCCGGCGGGTCTACGTCAGCAACTCGCTCTACGGCTCCTGGGACGACCAGTTCTACCCCGACGGGGTGGGCGCCTGGCTGGCCAAGCTGGACGTCGACCCGGAACACGGCGGGCTCACCCCCGACGAGCGGTTCTTCCCGCACGGGGAGGAGTTCCGTGGGCTGCGGGTGCACCAGACCCGGTTGCAGGGCGGTGACGCCAGCTCCGACTCGTACTGCTTCCCGTGA
- a CDS encoding molybdopterin-dependent oxidoreductase gives MSSTLSYDEADHDARRARQWLAGQARGDGMSRTELIELGTAMSALAAAADERGPVALAAEPVGVDPGIVKPLAPALLTPLESNAEMRWEAMAGQGYVVPNDRFFVRNHTHTPRLDVDSWRLRLFGDGLRGAPTRDAPVEFDHADLRAMPAVEIPALVECAGNGRHFFAAQQDTPAPGVQWRLGGVGVARWRGVPLATVLRHAGLTADAVDVMPEGLDPAYVTGGVDLGRVRRPLPIGKALDDVLLAYEMNGAPLPLDHGFPVRVVVPGWIGISSVKWVGAVEVSTTPLFSPWNTSLYRMLGPGHPTGGGPVDTQSVKSAFELPWDARLAAGVEITVTGRSWSGAGPIDRVEVDTGDGWHPATLVGADRGGPWQRWSTRWCPPTAGRWTLRARAVDVTGRGQPDRAARNDLGYLFDGVVRHPVTAV, from the coding sequence GTGTCGTCCACCCTGTCGTACGACGAGGCCGACCACGACGCCCGCCGGGCCCGGCAGTGGCTGGCCGGCCAGGCCCGGGGGGACGGAATGTCCCGCACCGAACTGATCGAACTGGGTACGGCGATGAGCGCCCTCGCCGCCGCAGCCGACGAACGGGGGCCGGTCGCCCTCGCCGCCGAGCCGGTCGGGGTGGACCCGGGCATCGTCAAGCCACTCGCTCCCGCACTGCTCACCCCCCTGGAGAGCAACGCCGAGATGCGCTGGGAGGCGATGGCCGGGCAGGGGTACGTGGTGCCGAACGACCGGTTCTTCGTCCGCAACCACACCCACACCCCCCGGCTCGACGTCGACAGCTGGCGGTTGCGGCTGTTCGGCGACGGCCTGCGCGGCGCACCGACCCGGGACGCCCCGGTCGAGTTCGACCATGCCGACCTGCGGGCGATGCCCGCCGTCGAGATCCCCGCCCTGGTCGAGTGCGCCGGCAACGGGAGGCACTTCTTCGCCGCCCAGCAGGACACCCCGGCCCCGGGGGTGCAGTGGCGGCTCGGCGGTGTCGGGGTGGCCCGTTGGCGGGGCGTGCCGCTGGCCACCGTGCTGCGTCACGCCGGGCTGACCGCCGACGCGGTGGACGTGATGCCGGAGGGCCTTGACCCGGCATACGTCACCGGGGGTGTCGACCTGGGCCGGGTTCGTCGTCCGCTGCCGATCGGCAAGGCCCTCGACGACGTGCTGCTGGCGTACGAGATGAACGGTGCGCCGCTGCCGCTGGACCACGGTTTCCCGGTCCGGGTGGTGGTGCCCGGCTGGATCGGCATCTCCTCGGTGAAGTGGGTCGGCGCGGTCGAGGTCTCCACCACCCCGCTGTTCTCCCCGTGGAACACCAGCCTCTACCGGATGCTCGGCCCCGGGCACCCGACCGGCGGTGGGCCGGTCGACACCCAGTCGGTCAAGAGCGCGTTCGAGCTGCCCTGGGACGCCCGGCTGGCGGCCGGAGTCGAGATCACGGTGACCGGTCGCTCCTGGTCCGGGGCCGGCCCGATCGACCGGGTCGAGGTGGACACGGGCGACGGGTGGCACCCCGCCACCCTGGTCGGGGCGGACCGGGGCGGGCCCTGGCAGCGGTGGTCGACGCGGTGGTGTCCGCCGACCGCCGGCCGGTGGACGTTGCGGGCCCGCGCGGTGGACGTGACAGGTCGGGGCCAGCCCGACCGGGCCGCGCGCAACGACCTCGGTTACCTCTTCGACGGGGTGGTCCGACACCCGGTGACGGCGGTCTGA
- a CDS encoding ABC transporter ATP-binding protein, whose product MATVTGPRRSTTAGEPGEPGGSADTAGLDLPELADGDWMHHATEFAHTSFQAVARRLPRLVREAVALAWSTNRRDTLVAIGLNLAAGVMTTLGLLATTGVLRELFAAGPTPDRVRAALPALVLAAAAVAAKGALTVTAGWAQARLIPQINYAVELRLFETTTAVELAAFDDAGFAEEMDRVRDRGMAEAASIVDHTVNLITGVVGVLATAAAVTVIQPVLLPCLLLAAVPEAVTAVRMARRQYLDMLARINRRRRMWMLAHLMANRHTAAEVRAYQMRGFLLAEFRRMMTVETAALLRLARAQSRTRAVGMSVGGIAAFAVYAVLGGLLLTGMVALAAAATALLALQSARSSLALAVYATNNLYEDALYYQDYRDFLDRADSRTATAQGRPVAGFDAIELDRVSLRYPDTDAPAVDEVSLTVRRGEVVALVGENGSGKTTLAKLIAGLYRPTGGVIRWDGVDVAELDPAATAAQVAVMTQDWWRFPFTAGQNIRIGRHDRAPGAAGPTVEDAARSAAAHDMIAGLPFGYDTLLAREFKNGHDLSGGQWQRLVAARGLYRDARLLICDEPSAALDARAEHALFAHLRRRPDRTVVLITHRLANVRHADQIFVMDHGRLVQQGDHDTLMAADGPYRELFDLQASGYLAASE is encoded by the coding sequence ATGGCGACGGTGACCGGCCCCCGCCGTTCGACAACTGCCGGCGAGCCCGGCGAGCCCGGTGGGTCCGCCGACACCGCCGGGTTGGATCTGCCGGAGCTGGCCGACGGTGACTGGATGCACCACGCCACCGAGTTCGCGCACACCAGTTTCCAGGCGGTGGCCCGCCGGCTGCCCCGGCTGGTCCGCGAGGCCGTCGCGCTGGCCTGGTCGACCAACCGCCGGGACACCCTGGTCGCGATCGGCCTGAATCTCGCCGCCGGGGTGATGACCACGCTCGGCCTGCTCGCCACCACCGGCGTACTGCGGGAGTTGTTCGCCGCCGGCCCGACCCCGGACCGGGTCCGCGCCGCGCTGCCCGCGCTGGTCCTGGCCGCGGCGGCGGTGGCCGCCAAGGGTGCGTTGACCGTCACCGCCGGCTGGGCGCAGGCCCGGCTGATCCCGCAGATCAACTATGCGGTGGAGTTGCGGCTGTTCGAGACCACCACGGCGGTCGAGCTGGCCGCCTTCGACGACGCCGGTTTCGCCGAGGAGATGGACCGGGTCCGGGACCGGGGGATGGCCGAGGCGGCGTCCATCGTGGACCACACCGTCAACCTGATCACCGGGGTGGTGGGCGTGCTGGCCACCGCCGCCGCGGTGACCGTGATCCAACCGGTGCTGCTGCCCTGCCTGCTGCTCGCCGCCGTGCCGGAGGCGGTGACCGCGGTGCGGATGGCCCGCCGGCAGTACCTGGACATGCTGGCCCGGATCAACCGTCGTCGGCGGATGTGGATGCTGGCCCACCTGATGGCCAACCGACACACCGCCGCCGAGGTCCGGGCCTACCAGATGCGTGGCTTCCTGCTCGCCGAGTTCCGCCGGATGATGACCGTGGAGACCGCCGCGCTGCTCCGGTTGGCCCGGGCACAGAGCCGGACCCGGGCGGTCGGGATGTCCGTCGGCGGGATCGCCGCCTTCGCGGTCTACGCGGTCCTCGGCGGGCTGCTGCTCACCGGCATGGTCGCGTTGGCGGCGGCGGCGACCGCCCTGCTCGCCCTCCAGTCGGCGCGCAGCAGCCTCGCGCTCGCCGTCTACGCCACCAACAACCTCTACGAGGACGCCCTCTACTACCAGGACTACCGGGACTTCCTCGACCGCGCCGACAGCCGTACCGCCACCGCGCAGGGGCGGCCCGTCGCCGGCTTCGACGCCATCGAGCTGGACCGGGTCAGCCTCCGCTACCCGGACACCGACGCCCCGGCGGTGGACGAGGTCAGCCTCACCGTCCGCCGGGGTGAGGTGGTCGCCCTGGTCGGCGAGAACGGCTCCGGCAAGACCACCCTGGCCAAGCTGATCGCCGGGCTCTACCGGCCCACCGGCGGGGTGATCCGGTGGGACGGGGTCGACGTGGCGGAGTTGGACCCGGCGGCGACCGCCGCCCAGGTGGCGGTGATGACGCAGGACTGGTGGAGGTTCCCGTTCACCGCCGGGCAGAACATCCGCATCGGCCGGCACGACCGGGCCCCGGGCGCGGCCGGGCCCACCGTCGAGGACGCCGCCCGGTCGGCCGCCGCGCACGACATGATCGCCGGGCTGCCGTTCGGCTACGACACCCTGCTGGCCCGGGAGTTCAAGAACGGTCACGACCTCTCCGGCGGGCAGTGGCAGCGGCTGGTGGCTGCCCGGGGCCTCTACCGGGACGCCCGACTGTTGATCTGCGACGAGCCGTCGGCGGCCCTCGACGCCCGCGCCGAACACGCGCTCTTCGCACACCTGCGGCGGCGTCCCGACCGGACGGTCGTGCTGATCACCCACCGGCTGGCCAACGTCCGGCACGCCGACCAGATCTTCGTGATGGACCACGGTCGCCTGGTGCAGCAGGGTGACCACGACACGTTGATGGCCGCCGATGGACCCTACCGGGAGTTGTTCGACCTCCAGGCGAGCGGCTACCTCGCCGCCTCCGAGTAG
- the pgi gene encoding glucose-6-phosphate isomerase, whose product MAASVTTTDEWQALRKHAETMRGTHLRELFAADRQRGERLTGEVADLHVDYSKNLVTDETIGLLTALAGRVGLTDRVAAMFAGEHINSTEDRAVLHTALRLPRDAALTVDGQDVVADVHRVLGRMAAFSERVRSGQWRGHTGERIRTVVNIGIGGSDLGPVMAYEALKAYRDAGITCRFVSNIDPTDIHDKTHDLDPASTLFVVVSKTFSTQETLANAEQAKTWLLSGLDADDDAAIAKHFVAVSTNAGRVADFGIDPENMFGFWDWVGGRYSLPSAVGLSVMLAVGPDRFRELLAGYHAVDEHFRTAPVERNLPALLGLLNVWYVDFLGAQTHAVLPYSQYLHRFPAYLQQLTMESNGKSVTLDGTPVDHPTGEIFWGEPGTNGQHAFYQLIHQGTLLIPADFIAFSQPNHDLGEMHDLFMSNFFAQTAALAFGRTKEQVEAEGTPADVVPHRVMPGNHPTTSIIAPKLTPSTLGQLIALYEHIVFTCGAVWDINPFDQWGVELGKVMANQLAPKLTGDAPDLSDVDSSTAALIRRYRRERGRA is encoded by the coding sequence ATGGCTGCGAGTGTGACCACCACCGACGAATGGCAGGCGCTGCGCAAGCACGCCGAGACGATGCGCGGCACCCACCTGCGGGAGCTGTTCGCGGCCGACCGGCAACGGGGTGAGCGGCTCACCGGCGAGGTCGCCGACCTGCACGTCGACTACAGCAAGAACCTCGTCACCGACGAGACGATCGGGCTGCTCACCGCGCTGGCCGGGCGGGTCGGGCTGACCGACCGGGTCGCCGCCATGTTCGCCGGGGAGCACATCAACTCCACCGAGGACCGGGCGGTGCTGCACACCGCGTTGCGGCTGCCGCGCGACGCCGCGCTGACCGTGGACGGTCAGGACGTGGTGGCCGACGTGCACCGGGTGCTGGGCCGGATGGCCGCGTTCAGCGAGCGGGTCCGCTCCGGGCAGTGGCGCGGGCACACCGGCGAGCGGATCCGCACGGTGGTCAACATCGGCATCGGCGGCTCCGACCTCGGGCCGGTGATGGCGTACGAGGCACTCAAGGCGTACCGGGACGCGGGGATCACCTGCCGGTTCGTCTCGAACATCGACCCGACCGACATCCACGACAAGACCCACGACCTGGACCCGGCGAGCACCCTGTTCGTGGTGGTGTCGAAGACCTTCTCCACCCAGGAGACGCTTGCCAACGCCGAGCAGGCCAAGACCTGGCTGCTGTCGGGCCTCGACGCCGACGACGACGCGGCCATCGCGAAGCACTTCGTGGCGGTGAGCACCAACGCCGGCCGGGTCGCCGACTTCGGCATCGACCCGGAGAACATGTTCGGTTTCTGGGACTGGGTGGGTGGCCGGTACTCGCTGCCGTCGGCGGTCGGGCTGTCGGTGATGCTGGCGGTCGGGCCGGACCGGTTCCGCGAGCTGCTGGCCGGTTACCACGCCGTCGACGAGCACTTCCGCACCGCGCCGGTGGAGCGGAACCTGCCGGCGCTGCTGGGCCTGCTCAACGTCTGGTACGTCGACTTCCTCGGCGCGCAGACCCACGCCGTGCTGCCGTACTCGCAGTACCTGCACCGGTTCCCGGCGTACCTGCAACAGCTCACCATGGAGAGCAACGGCAAGTCGGTGACCCTGGACGGCACGCCTGTCGACCACCCGACCGGGGAGATCTTCTGGGGTGAGCCGGGCACCAACGGCCAGCACGCCTTCTACCAGCTGATCCACCAGGGCACCCTGCTGATCCCGGCGGACTTCATCGCGTTCAGCCAGCCCAACCACGACCTGGGCGAGATGCACGACCTGTTCATGTCGAACTTCTTCGCGCAGACCGCCGCGCTGGCCTTCGGCCGGACGAAGGAGCAGGTCGAGGCGGAGGGCACCCCGGCCGACGTGGTGCCGCACCGGGTGATGCCGGGCAACCACCCGACCACCTCGATCATCGCGCCGAAGCTCACCCCGTCGACGCTGGGCCAGCTCATCGCGCTCTACGAGCACATCGTGTTCACCTGCGGCGCGGTCTGGGACATCAACCCGTTCGACCAGTGGGGCGTGGAGCTGGGCAAGGTGATGGCCAACCAGCTCGCGCCGAAGCTGACCGGTGACGCGCCGGACCTGTCCGACGTCGACTCCTCCACCGCGGCGCTGATCCGCCGCTACCGTCGGGAGCGCGGCCGGGCCTGA
- a CDS encoding FadR/GntR family transcriptional regulator, whose amino-acid sequence MAFVPVPRSSVSDHVFAQLRDGIVSGAHQPGDPLPGERELAAAFAVNRHAVREALRRLQQLGLVRVSQGGVTRVLDWRVHAGLDLALSLAQSGDVLPVENLVRDMLEMRACVGVDAARCCAARATGAVRRVVVDTVEGFAALAPDLSAMAEANIALWRHIVTGSGNTAYLLSFNSLVAGALAVGEVPPARRATELLDVAGHRRLAAAIADGRGDDAATEAHTLLTASLTSPTG is encoded by the coding sequence GTGGCCTTCGTCCCCGTGCCCCGCAGCTCCGTTTCCGACCACGTCTTCGCCCAGCTCCGCGACGGCATCGTCAGCGGGGCGCACCAGCCGGGCGACCCGCTGCCCGGTGAACGCGAGCTGGCCGCCGCGTTCGCCGTCAACCGGCACGCCGTGCGGGAGGCGCTGCGCCGGCTCCAACAGCTCGGGCTGGTGCGGGTCAGCCAGGGCGGCGTCACCCGGGTGCTGGACTGGCGGGTGCACGCCGGCCTCGACCTGGCCCTGTCCCTCGCCCAGTCCGGCGACGTGCTGCCGGTGGAGAACCTGGTCCGGGACATGCTGGAGATGCGCGCCTGCGTCGGGGTCGACGCGGCCCGGTGCTGCGCCGCCCGGGCCACCGGGGCGGTACGACGGGTCGTGGTCGACACCGTGGAGGGCTTCGCCGCGCTCGCCCCGGACCTGTCCGCGATGGCCGAGGCGAACATCGCACTGTGGCGGCACATCGTCACCGGCAGCGGCAACACCGCCTACCTGCTCTCCTTCAACAGCCTGGTGGCCGGGGCGCTGGCCGTCGGCGAGGTGCCGCCGGCCCGACGCGCGACCGAACTGCTGGACGTCGCCGGGCACCGCCGGCTGGCCGCCGCGATCGCCGACGGCCGGGGCGACGACGCCGCCACCGAGGCACACACCCTGCTCACCGCGTCCCTCACCAGCCCGACCGGCTGA